AGCCCAGGCTACTGGCATAAATACCAACCCACTTCTGCTTTTTGTTCTGCCTAAACAAACAGTGGACCCACCTTGCCGTCTATCAAGTCATAGATCTTCTGGCTTACAAAGACCTCATCTGGTTTGGACTCATTGTAGATGGCTCTCCGTGAGATGTTCTTTTGGGGTTTGGAGAGACGCAAGGTGGAACCCTCCAAACGCACAAACACTGAATATGTCAGGGTGGCGTGATATGTCTCTGGATCATAATTTTGGATTGCGTTCATCCATCCCTGGAgataaaacaaagacaataaaTGCAGAATGAATGATTGCAGAGTTAGAAAGGGATGGAGATATGTGGGTCTGAGGATTTCTCCCAGTAGGATTATCTCATGGTGACTATTATAACCAAATACACTTTTAGTGTTTTAGTTATTTGAAATGGAATTAGCAGGCCCTCTGCAAACAGagacttaaatacaaatacaaatgtgctGGCTTAAGTATTCTATGATACGGTGTACAAGGCACTACAATGGCAGCAGAGTAAAAAGACAGAAAGGCAACTATTTGCCAGATACAGAGAAACATTAGGAAAAGGATTGCTATCTAATGGAACACAGTACATATATTATGTGCTATGTGACACTGACAAGCTTAGATAGACACTGTGGGAGAAAGCTGCATAAACATTATCAAACACATGGCTGGCTCCTGTCTGACATATAAAACACAGAAGGACATACTAAACAACTACCTACTTTCAGGATTTCCGGTTTGCTAATTCTCAGTGGTTCTGCAGTAGACTGGCAGAGACTCCGGTTTAAACGATAAGAGCGCGGAGTTGCAAAAAGCCAAATTATACCAAGAGCAGTCATGAATCCAAAGGCAATTCCCAAACAAAGTCCAGAAACATAGCTGGGGAGGGGAAGTATAAAATATCCATAGACTAATGCAACCAGGAAATAGAGCATCTGCACTGGAATGTCACACTGTTTCACGCACACATCCAGTTTCTCTTCAGAAAGAGGACCAGTCATGTCCTGCTCCTCAGAGTCCTCCTCCACATCTCGATACTCCTCATTTTCCTCTTCAAAGTCAAAGTCTTCGGAATAAAGCTCGGTAAACTCCTCGTCCTCTTTACTAGCCAGCACAGACAAGGTGCACTTCTCCAGGGCAAAATTTGAGGATTTACATCCAGTATCCTTACTGGTCAGTGTCGTCCCAAGCTCCTTTCGGTCATCCACTGAATTTCTGGTCTTTTCATCTTTTGGTTGGCTGGATTCACATGGTTGGCTGGAATAATCAGCCTCAATGTCTCCTTCCTCCTCCTTTATGCTGTAGTTGTTGTTGTTTTCCATGTGGCCATTAAGACTGGAGAGGTTGGTGAGCTCTGAAGCACTTGAGGATAAGGCTTTGGGCCTGTAGCTTAAAGGCTCCTCTCCTATAATTTTACTAAGAAGCTGGAAAGGTTCATAAATGACCTCCGAGAAGCGTCTTTTAGTGTCTTCAATTTTAGCCTCCACTTCGGTGACCTTGAAGAAGGAACGGCCATCAGAAGGGGAGGTTATCGGAGAAGAAGGGGCAGTTTTAGAGTCACCTCCAGTAACTCGTGTCTGGGTAAATTGTTTGAACAAATGTAAATTTAGCTTGGATTCTGGTGGCTTGTATGAGGCAGAGTCTGGATCCTGCTTGGAGGTGTCTGTGGACAAAGATTTTACTAgtgttttcattaaatgcctgTGCCGTATAGGTGCTGTGGGATCCTTTGGCTCCACCTCAGTAGAGAGGGATTTAACTAAACTAAGAAATGGCTTTGGGCTGGAGATTGATGGAGATGATGACAAAGCAAGGGCCTTGGATGGAGAAGAGACTTTTACTGGCCTTTGTTCCAGGCCGGAGGAAATGTTGGCAGCAATGGCATCCAGACTCTGCTGGGAAGATGATGTTGACAAAGATGATGGCACATTGCTGGACACCGTGGATGAAGAAGCCTCAGCAGCTTTAACAGTGTTTTCAATTGGCTTAATAGCAAACAGTGATGTTGGCATTGACGTCTCTATAACGGCCATACTGGAAGAGTCAGCAGGACCGGATATCAAGTCTGTAGGGGGGTCAAAGTACAGATCCTCTTTGGCTTCCACTGCTGTGACAATGTTCTGGTCATCCAGATCTTCACTGAgtgtttcttcttcttcctcctcttccttcccAACAGCCGAGAAGCGAATGGTGATGGTTTCTCGGGAAACAGACCGCTGGACCTCCACTTTTGGAGCAGGGGCTTTGGCAGATGACTGTCGTGATTTCTCTTCATGGCTGCTGTCCAGACTGGTCATTGCAGTCTTACCCGTTTTTCAGCACCTGTCGAGAAGCACACACTGTTATATCCAGAATACACAAAGGGGAACAATAAATATTAGTCTATAGACATAAATATCTGCACATCTTTCATGACCACAGCAAAGAGCATATACATCTGTCCCAGAAGGTACATCTATATATTTCATATCTCTGTGCTGGTCTCATTACAGGGTAATCcacacaaaagttttattttaggtgtCCTTGGAACCCCAGCTGAGCAATCTGCACTCTCTATCCTCTGTCTTACTCCTGCAGCTGAGATGCTTCATGTGAGTCCATATTCCTCCAAGTTTCAGCATGGAGAGTGAGAACCCTACTCCATAATAGTGCAACAAATGTTCAGACCCGACAACTCACGTACAGATATTTCACCAACAGAGAAATGAAAAGATGAGAAACCCTCAGGTGATGTAATTCCTCACAATCCATCATCTAAAATGTCTCCGAATCCACTGACACACAGCAATGTCATCATACAATAAGAAGCCATGTCATGGCAGCAGTGTGTGGCAGCTCACCTGTCACATGATCTGAAGAAAAAACTTGTTTTTCCGGATTGGGAGGATATTGCCTCAATACTGGTAACATAAACCAAGCAGTTTACATCCGGAAATATGATGAACAGATGGAATAGTGCTACAGTCAATCCGCTTCCTGGTGTAACAATGAATATACAACCTGATGATGAGATTGTGCAAGCAGTGATTGCCTGACCTTATTACTGTGTTCCATGCTTGCACAAGGTATGCAATGCTCACTCATTATTCCTATAAATACAGctaaaaagaagcaaatgaaaCTCTTCTGTTTGGAAAAACAAGAGACCCTGGGCAGAGAAATATTTAACTATTCAAGTATCAATGTAACTTTCTGGATTAATATGCTGACAGCAAACCTTT
This Pyxicephalus adspersus chromosome 6, UCB_Pads_2.0, whole genome shotgun sequence DNA region includes the following protein-coding sequences:
- the TEX2 gene encoding testis-expressed protein 2 isoform X1; translated protein: MTSLDSSHEEKSRQSSAKAPAPKVEVQRSVSRETITIRFSAVGKEEEEEEETLSEDLDDQNIVTAVEAKEDLYFDPPTDLISGPADSSSMAVIETSMPTSLFAIKPIENTVKAAEASSSTVSSNVPSSLSTSSSQQSLDAIAANISSGLEQRPVKVSSPSKALALSSSPSISSPKPFLSLVKSLSTEVEPKDPTAPIRHRHLMKTLVKSLSTDTSKQDPDSASYKPPESKLNLHLFKQFTQTRVTGGDSKTAPSSPITSPSDGRSFFKVTEVEAKIEDTKRRFSEVIYEPFQLLSKIIGEEPLSYRPKALSSSASELTNLSSLNGHMENNNNYSIKEEEGDIEADYSSQPCESSQPKDEKTRNSVDDRKELGTTLTSKDTGCKSSNFALEKCTLSVLASKEDEEFTELYSEDFDFEEENEEYRDVEEDSEEQDMTGPLSEEKLDVCVKQCDIPVQMLYFLVALVYGYFILPLPSYVSGLCLGIAFGFMTALGIIWLFATPRSYRLNRSLCQSTAEPLRISKPEILKGWMNAIQNYDPETYHATLTYSVFVRLEGSTLRLSKPQKNISRRAIYNESKPDEVFVSQKIYDLIDGKVTLVPKSLARKRLWNKKYPICLELAPQEDFMSRAQVDKESGEEKADGSSQDGVKLLGNKEQVLYLFGRTGREKEEWFHRFLLASKMKAEPKKPSGTSTIKSGLLLTHSRQNSQSGVLTHSRSSSKGSMDEVMSQPRSKEVPGGIKQKKLDYNVYMAQCIPQDEKSPDESPVQSANSSPTTAKKAGTLIAAEEPQAWVNALLGRIFWDFLGEKYWSDLVSKKIQMKLSKIRLPYFMNELTLTELDMGVSVPKILHAYKPTIDHRGLWTDLEISYNGSFLMTLETKMNLTKLGKEPFGEALKVSDIGKEGARPRAYYLADSDEESSSAGSSDEEDAAELSGDKQQPGAEGYQGPHRTSKIMRFVDKITKSKYFQKATETEFIKKKMEEVSNTPLLLTVEVQECRGTLAINIPPPPTDRIWYGFRKPPHLELKARPKLGEREVTLGHVTEWIEKKLEQEFQKIFVMPNMDDVYVTIMHSAMDCRSSSDSVTAVDAP
- the TEX2 gene encoding testis-expressed protein 2 isoform X2, which produces MTSLDSSHEEKSRQSSAKAPAPKVEVQRSVSRETITIRFSAVGKEEEEEEETLSEDLDDQNIVTAVEAKEDLYFDPPTDLISGPADSSSMAVIETSMPTSLFAIKPIENTVKAAEASSSTVSSNVPSSLSTSSSQQSLDAIAANISSGLEQRPVKVSSPSKALALSSSPSISSPKPFLSLVKSLSTEVEPKDPTAPIRHRHLMKTLVKSLSTDTSKQDPDSASYKPPESKLNLHLFKQFTQTRVTGGDSKTAPSSPITSPSDGRSFFKVTEVEAKIEDTKRRFSEVIYEPFQLLSKIIGEEPLSYRPKALSSSASELTNLSSLNGHMENNNNYSIKEEEGDIEADYSSQPCESSQPKDEKTRNSVDDRKELGTTLTSKDTGCKSSNFALEKCTLSVLASKEDEEFTELYSEDFDFEEENEEYRDVEEDSEEQDMTGPLSEEKLDVCVKQCDIPVQMLYFLVALVYGYFILPLPSYVSGLCLGIAFGFMTALGIIWLFATPRSYRLNRSLCQSTAEPLRISKPEILKGWMNAIQNYDPETYHATLTYSVFVRLEGSTLRLSKPQKNISRRAIYNESKPDEVFVSQKIYDLIDGKVTLVPKSLARKRLWNKKYPICLELAPQEDFMSRAQVDKESGEEKADGSSQDGVKLLGNKEQVLYLFGRTGREKEEWFHRFLLASKMKAEPKKPSGTSTIKSGLLLTHSRQNSQSGVLTHSRSSSKGSMDEVMSQPRSKEVPGGIKQKKLDYNVYMAQCIPQDEKSPDESPVQSANSSPTTAKKAGTLIAAEEPQAWVNALLGRIFWDFLGEKYWSDLVSKKIQMKLSKIRLPYFMNELTLTELDMGVSVPKILHAYKPTIDHRGLWTDLEISYNGSFLMTLETKMNLTKLGKEPFGEALKVSDIGKEGPRAYYLADSDEESSSAGSSDEEDAAELSGDKQQPGAEGYQGPHRTSKIMRFVDKITKSKYFQKATETEFIKKKMEEVSNTPLLLTVEVQECRGTLAINIPPPPTDRIWYGFRKPPHLELKARPKLGEREVTLGHVTEWIEKKLEQEFQKIFVMPNMDDVYVTIMHSAMDCRSSSDSVTAVDAP